The Desulfonatronum sp. SC1 DNA window CGAGGAAAACGCCGGTCACGTCAAAGGCTTTACCGCGGACGTCATCGACTATCTCACGGCCTACGAATGGCCGGGCAATGTCCGCCAACTGGAGAACGTGGTGGAGCGCTGCGTGGTCATGGCCGGGGACGAGATGGTCCGGGTGGACGACCTGCCGCCCGAAATCAAGGACGAGGAAACCCAGTTCAAAAGCGCCGTGGACCTGCTCCCGGCCCGCCTGAACCTGGCCGACACCCTGGAAAAAATCGAAGCCGCCCTGATCCGCCGCGCCCTGGTCCACACCAACTTCGTCCAGGTCAAAACCGCGGACATGCTCGGCATCTCCAAGAGCCTGTTGCAGTACAAGCTGAAAAAGTACAAGTTGACGGGGAATTGAACGAATCGAACGGACGAATGGTCAGCTGAGCATGAAGACGGGATCGCCATACGCGCCGACATGCTCGTCCGCCGTCAAAAGGGTGATCTCCTCGTAACGGGCTTGAGCGATCAAGAGGCGGTCAAACGGATCATTGTGAAGAAGTGGCAAATCGACGGTTGAAGCTGCATGGTCGGCCGAAACGGGTAATTCTATCATCCGGGCTTCTCGAACCGATGCCAGCAACAGACGAGGCGCGACATGAAGCTTGCCCAGCTTGAATTTGATCGCAACCTCCCAAATAGAGGCGACACTGACAAAGCATGTAGCCTCCGCGATCCTTTTGCACGCGGAAACGCTCAGTCGACGATGCCCTGCAAGCCACCAGAGAACGATGTGCGTATCCAGTAGAAACCGCGCCGTCATGATGCATTTCCGCCGTGAGAATTGAACAGGGTCGCAACCTCTTCATCCACTTCGGAAGAAAAAGCCGCATCAAGCTCATCGGCAGAAATGTCCAAAGAGTGATAGCCCGTGGTGCGCTGAGCGGGTTCCGAAATTGGGGTCAGCCTGACAAGGGGTTTGCCGGAGCTGAAAAGCAGGACATGCTCCCCCGCCAACGCGGCCTGCATCAATTGAAAAATCTGTGTATCCCGATCCTCGATATGAACTTCCAGCATAAGCGCCCCCTTTACTCCGAGTGTATGGCGAACCGATCCGAAGTCAACCCAGCTTCCAAAGCAGCCGATCATGACTGATTCCGCGACCCATAGTTCGCGATCCGCGACCCCACCCTCCTCCGTCACTCTGAACGCCGAAGTCAACGGCGTGACGTTCTTCAATCCGGAGAACGGCTACGCCGTGCTTCGGATCAAGGTCCGGGACGAGCCGGGGATCGTGACCGCGGTGGGCAACGTGGTCCAGGTCAAGCCCGGGGAGATGCTCAACCTGACCGGACAGTGGAAGGAGCATCCCAAATATGGACGCCAGTTCCTGATCGAGGCCCTTGAACCGCTGCTGCCGGCCGGGGTCAACGCCATCCGTCGCTACCTGGCCTCCGGACAGCTCAAGGGCGTGGGCCCGACCCTGGCCGAACGGCTGGTCAAGCAGTTCAAAGACAAGACCCTGGACGTCATCGACACGGATCCGGACCAACTCCTGCGGGTGGAGGGCATCGGTCCGTCCAAGTTGAAAAAAATCGTCCAGTCCTGGGAAGAGCAGCACCATGTCCGGGCCTTGATCCTCTTCCTCCAGGAACACGACGTTTCTCCGGCCCTGGCCGCCCGCATCCATCGCCACTACGGTCCCCAGGCCCTGCACAAGGTCCGCGAGAACCCGTATGATCTGGCCTACGAGGTCCACGGCATCGGCTTCAAGACCGCGGACGTCATCGCCCTGAAGTTGGGCTTCGCTCCGGACTGCCGGGAGCGGCTGGAAGCGGCCCTGGTTTTCGCGCTCTTCCAGTTCAGCGAATCCGGACACCTTTTCGCGCCCCTGGACGAGCTGTTGGAAAAAACCTCGGCCCTGCTCGGCGGCACGCCGGCTGAATCCCTGCACGGAGCACTGGAGATTCTCAAGGAACGCAAGCGGGTGATTCTGGAGGAACTCCCGGCCCAGGGACTGGGCACGGTGGTCTACCTGGGCCATTTTCACCGCTGGGAAAAGGAAATCGCCCAACGCCTGCAAGGACTGATCGAGCACCCCACGGGCCTGGACCCCAGGAAACTGCGCGTCGTGCTCCAGCAGCTGGAGGCCCGGCACCGGATCACCCTCTCGCCGCAACAGCGCCAGGCCGTGGAGGACGCCTGCCTGAACAAGGTCTTCATCCTCACCGGCGGACCGGGCACGGGCAAGACCACCATCACCCGGTTCGTGGTCGAGGCCATTACCGAGCTGGGCATCACGGTCAAGCTGGCCGCGCCCACGGGCCGGGCCGCCAAACGTCTCTCCGAGGCCACCCGCGCCCCGGCTTCCACCCTGCACCGCCTCCTTCAGTACGCGCCGGACGGCGGTTTTGCCATCAACGACACCAAAATGCTCAAGACCGGCATGCTGGTGGTGGACGAGGCATCCATGCTCGACTGCCACCTTTTCCTGGCCGTGCTCCGGGCCCTGCCCCTGACCGCGCGGCTGGTCCTGGTGGGGGACGTGAACCAACTCCCATCGGTGGGACCGGGCAACATCCTGGGCGACCTGCTCCAAAGCGGCGCCCTGCCCAGCACCGAACTGACCCACATCTACCGCCAGGCCCAGGAAAGCATGATCGTGGTCAACGCCCACCGCATCAACCAGGGCCAGTTTCCACTCCATTCGCCCAAGGCCGCGCCGGAGGCCGATTTTTTCTGGATTGAACAGGACGACTCAACCCGGGTC harbors:
- a CDS encoding type II toxin-antitoxin system Phd/YefM family antitoxin; translated protein: MIGCFGSWVDFGSVRHTLGVKGALMLEVHIEDRDTQIFQLMQAALAGEHVLLFSSGKPLVRLTPISEPAQRTTGYHSLDISADELDAAFSSEVDEEVATLFNSHGGNAS
- a CDS encoding type II toxin-antitoxin system VapC family toxin is translated as MTARFLLDTHIVLWWLAGHRRLSVSACKRIAEATCFVSVASIWEVAIKFKLGKLHVAPRLLLASVREARMIELPVSADHAASTVDLPLLHNDPFDRLLIAQARYEEITLLTADEHVGAYGDPVFMLS
- a CDS encoding ATP-dependent RecD-like DNA helicase, encoding MTDSATHSSRSATPPSSVTLNAEVNGVTFFNPENGYAVLRIKVRDEPGIVTAVGNVVQVKPGEMLNLTGQWKEHPKYGRQFLIEALEPLLPAGVNAIRRYLASGQLKGVGPTLAERLVKQFKDKTLDVIDTDPDQLLRVEGIGPSKLKKIVQSWEEQHHVRALILFLQEHDVSPALAARIHRHYGPQALHKVRENPYDLAYEVHGIGFKTADVIALKLGFAPDCRERLEAALVFALFQFSESGHLFAPLDELLEKTSALLGGTPAESLHGALEILKERKRVILEELPAQGLGTVVYLGHFHRWEKEIAQRLQGLIEHPTGLDPRKLRVVLQQLEARHRITLSPQQRQAVEDACLNKVFILTGGPGTGKTTITRFVVEAITELGITVKLAAPTGRAAKRLSEATRAPASTLHRLLQYAPDGGFAINDTKMLKTGMLVVDEASMLDCHLFLAVLRALPLTARLVLVGDVNQLPSVGPGNILGDLLQSGALPSTELTHIYRQAQESMIVVNAHRINQGQFPLHSPKAAPEADFFWIEQDDSTRVQEMILRMVCERIPAGYGLDPRQDIQVLTPMHKGEVGTQQLNALLQQRLNPKGREFAVGFRKLRVGDRVLQTRNNYDKDVFNGDLGWIASVDLEEGQAVVEFDGRDVTYELTEMDELNLAYAVSVHKSQGSEYPAVVMPLLTQHFLLLQRNLIYTGLTRARRLAVILGGKKALAIGLKNAKAKNRYTDLARRIVEMMGG